The Immundisolibacter cernigliae genome has a window encoding:
- a CDS encoding DUF86 domain-containing protein, translated as MNGNRLPDYLDHIRRAATEARSFVHGLSKTQFLADRRTQQAVIMSLVIIGEAATKVMDQYAEFAAQHPQVPWRSMRGMRNRITHGYFDINLDVVWETVQTALPALLNQLPRIPGSE; from the coding sequence ATGAACGGGAACCGCCTACCCGACTACCTCGACCACATACGGCGAGCCGCGACAGAGGCGCGCAGTTTCGTCCACGGTCTGAGCAAGACACAGTTCCTTGCGGACCGCCGAACCCAGCAAGCCGTGATCATGAGCCTCGTCATCATCGGCGAGGCCGCGACGAAGGTCATGGATCAGTACGCCGAATTTGCCGCGCAACACCCACAGGTACCCTGGCGCAGCATGCGTGGCATGCGAAACCGCATCACCCACGGCTACTTCGACATCAATCTCGACGTGGTCTGGGAAACCGTACAGACCGCCTTGCCGGCACTGCTGAACCAGCTCCCCCGCATTCCAGGTAGCGAGTAA
- a CDS encoding nucleotidyltransferase family protein, which translates to MKPSVALDLKRSAVREAAGRFHSANPRIFGSVLHGTDEEGSDLDLLVDALPGATLFDLGGLQAELEDLLGVRVDLLTPGDLPARFRAQILAQAQPV; encoded by the coding sequence ATGAAACCCTCCGTTGCCCTTGACCTCAAACGAAGCGCCGTGCGCGAGGCAGCCGGCCGCTTTCACTCCGCCAACCCGCGCATTTTCGGATCGGTACTCCACGGCACCGACGAAGAGGGCAGCGATCTGGACCTGTTGGTAGATGCGTTACCCGGAGCAACGCTGTTCGACCTCGGAGGCTTGCAGGCCGAACTGGAAGACCTGCTTGGCGTTCGGGTCGATCTGCTGACCCCCGGCGATTTACCAGCCAGATTCCGCGCGCAGATTCTTGCCCAGGCACAGCCGGTATGA
- a CDS encoding glutathione S-transferase family protein has product MLKLYGQFMSRAQRCLWTLEELGVPYEHVKTNQGAGESRTPEFLKINPNGHVPVLQDGDFVLWESMAIAQYVAKKYGQGSLWPASVEDEGRVFQWALWASLEMEIYVVNYLRHAMLYPPEKRRPELAKEATDTLPAPLRVLNDSLAGKDYLVGNRFSVADINVATVLLLADIYKQIGVDQYPNIIAWLNRVAARPAWQKLPTLK; this is encoded by the coding sequence ATGCTCAAGCTTTATGGCCAGTTCATGTCGCGCGCCCAGCGCTGTCTGTGGACGCTCGAAGAACTTGGCGTGCCCTACGAGCACGTCAAGACCAACCAGGGCGCCGGCGAGTCGCGCACGCCCGAGTTCCTCAAGATCAACCCCAACGGCCATGTGCCGGTGCTTCAGGATGGCGATTTCGTCCTCTGGGAGTCGATGGCGATTGCCCAGTACGTGGCCAAGAAATACGGCCAGGGCAGCCTGTGGCCGGCCAGCGTCGAGGACGAAGGGCGGGTTTTCCAGTGGGCGCTGTGGGCGTCGCTGGAAATGGAAATCTACGTCGTCAACTACCTGCGCCACGCCATGCTGTATCCGCCCGAAAAGCGCCGTCCGGAGCTGGCCAAGGAAGCCACCGACACGCTGCCGGCGCCGCTGCGTGTGCTCAACGACAGCCTGGCCGGCAAGGACTACCTGGTCGGCAATCGCTTCAGCGTCGCCGACATCAACGTCGCCACCGTGCTGCTGTTGGCCGACATCTACAAGCAGATCGGCGTCGATCAGTACCCGAACATCATCGCCTGGCTGAACCGCGTGGCGGCCCGTCCGGCCTGGCAGAAACTGCCGACCCTGAAGTGA
- a CDS encoding Hsp20/alpha crystallin family protein: protein MAEKSTQVEVRKTTPGAGVGQSLTSLRERWDHLFDDFFADFPRWPSLRRPLDIEPLRLLTGGDLTPAVDIKEQDNGYLISAELPGMDEKDIAVEVQDDLLTVRGEKRAEREEKDKGYHLTERSYGSFTRSFRLPPDADAGQASASFSKGVLSISVPKSAEAHSKVKKIDVKAS from the coding sequence ATGGCTGAAAAATCCACCCAGGTCGAAGTCAGGAAAACCACCCCGGGGGCTGGCGTCGGCCAATCCCTGACCAGCCTGCGCGAGCGCTGGGATCACCTGTTCGATGATTTCTTCGCCGATTTTCCGCGCTGGCCTTCGCTGCGCCGGCCGCTGGACATCGAACCGCTGCGCCTGCTCACCGGCGGCGACCTGACACCGGCGGTGGACATCAAGGAACAGGACAACGGTTACCTGATCAGCGCCGAGTTGCCCGGCATGGACGAGAAGGACATCGCCGTCGAGGTGCAGGACGATCTGCTGACCGTGCGCGGCGAGAAGCGCGCCGAGCGGGAAGAAAAAGACAAGGGCTACCACCTGACCGAACGCAGCTACGGCAGCTTCACGCGCAGCTTTCGCCTGCCGCCGGATGCCGATGCCGGCCAGGCCAGCGCCAGCTTCAGCAAGGGTGTGCTCAGCATCAGCGTGCCCAAGAGCGCCGAGGCGCACAGCAAGGTGAAGAAAATCGACGTCAAGGCGTCCTGA
- a CDS encoding AAA family ATPase, producing the protein MLDALVDTLAREAGPVSVIETHISAVLLAGERAYKLKKPVDLGFLDFTGLRQRRHFCREELRLNRRLAPDLYLSVLPITGTAAAPRLGGSGRAIDWAVEMRRFPQEASFDRLLAGGQLEGTHIDALAECIAAFHQRLPPAPVDSPYGRPGDLLQAARDNFTALRDGASPRSRARLDRLAAWTEAEYRRRRALLARRRIDGRVRECHGDLHLGNIVWLDGQPVPFDGIEFDPALRWQDVHGELAFLTMDLARRGRPDLARRVRDRYLQATGDYGGVPLIDFFEVYRALVRAKVARLRAAGAQAPGLRFQALRECIGCLRLAEALIRPRRPWLAITHGLAGSGKTHYADWLVERLPLIRLRSDVERKRLLGLAAAARTGSGIDQGAYQAKVSAATYRHLARLARRLLRAGWPVLVDASFLAAAERRRFADLAASLGVPFRILACTAPPDVLRSRVERRAAQAGDASEANLAVLDAQRARYQPLGAEEQALAIVIDTSRPYAVPEFMDAE; encoded by the coding sequence ATGCTGGACGCACTGGTCGACACACTGGCCCGCGAAGCCGGCCCGGTCAGCGTCATCGAAACCCACATCTCGGCCGTGCTGCTGGCCGGCGAGCGCGCCTACAAGCTCAAGAAACCGGTCGATCTGGGCTTTCTGGACTTCACCGGTCTGCGCCAGCGCCGGCACTTCTGCCGCGAAGAACTGCGTCTGAACCGCCGCCTGGCGCCGGACCTTTATCTTTCCGTACTGCCGATCACCGGCACCGCCGCGGCCCCGCGCCTGGGTGGCAGCGGCCGGGCCATCGACTGGGCGGTCGAAATGCGTCGCTTCCCGCAGGAGGCGTCGTTCGATCGTCTGCTCGCAGGCGGGCAGCTCGAAGGCACGCACATCGATGCGCTCGCCGAGTGCATCGCGGCCTTTCACCAGCGCCTGCCGCCGGCGCCGGTGGATTCGCCCTACGGCCGCCCCGGCGATCTTCTGCAAGCCGCCCGCGACAACTTCACCGCTTTGCGCGACGGTGCCAGTCCACGCAGCCGCGCGCGACTGGATCGCCTCGCCGCCTGGACCGAGGCCGAATACCGGCGCCGCCGCGCGCTGCTGGCGCGGCGCCGGATCGACGGCCGGGTGCGCGAATGTCACGGCGACCTGCACCTTGGCAACATCGTGTGGCTGGACGGCCAGCCGGTGCCGTTCGACGGCATCGAATTCGACCCCGCCCTGCGCTGGCAGGATGTACACGGCGAGCTGGCCTTCCTGACCATGGACCTGGCCCGCCGCGGCCGGCCGGATCTGGCCCGGCGGGTCCGCGACCGCTACCTGCAGGCCACAGGCGACTATGGCGGCGTGCCACTGATCGACTTTTTCGAGGTCTACCGGGCCCTGGTGCGTGCCAAGGTGGCGCGCCTGCGCGCGGCCGGGGCGCAGGCGCCCGGCCTGCGTTTTCAGGCCCTGCGCGAGTGCATCGGCTGCCTGCGCCTGGCCGAGGCGCTGATCCGCCCGCGCCGGCCGTGGCTGGCCATCACCCACGGCCTGGCCGGCTCCGGCAAGACCCACTACGCCGACTGGCTGGTCGAACGGCTGCCGCTGATCCGCTTGCGCTCGGACGTGGAGCGCAAGCGCCTGCTGGGTCTTGCCGCCGCCGCGCGCACCGGGTCCGGGATCGATCAGGGCGCTTACCAGGCCAAGGTCAGCGCCGCCACCTACCGGCATCTGGCGCGTCTGGCGCGGCGACTGCTTCGCGCCGGCTGGCCGGTGCTGGTGGATGCCAGCTTCCTGGCCGCGGCCGAGCGCCGGCGCTTCGCCGATCTGGCAGCGAGTCTTGGCGTGCCGTTTCGAATCCTCGCCTGCACCGCCCCGCCGGATGTGCTGCGCAGCCGGGTCGAGCGCCGTGCCGCCCAGGCCGGCGATGCCTCGGAGGCGAATCTGGCCGTGCTCGACGCGCAGCGCGCGCGCTACCAGCCGCTCGGCGCGGAGGAACAGGCGCTGGCGATCGTCATCGACACCAGTCGCCCATATGCCGTGCCCGAGTTTATGGATGCTGAGTAG